A genomic window from Elaeis guineensis isolate ETL-2024a chromosome 3, EG11, whole genome shotgun sequence includes:
- the LOC140856020 gene encoding uncharacterized protein: protein MIPQQNGIAERMNRTLMEKARSLRLQASLPKSFWGDAVTFAYFLINRSPHRKLNGGIPEEVWSGKKVELGHLKRSMISRNIIFDEKSTLKKLEGADEAEKSTQDSIGQHSHTNDLPSISTFNHIYFEVEKSRHVPTPVEDQRGG from the exons ATGATCCCTCAACAGAATGGTATTGCAGAGAGGATGAACCGAACACTGATGGAGAAGGCCAGAAGCTTGAGGCTGCAAGCATCACTGCCCAAATCTTTTTGGGGTGATGCAGTAACTTTTGCATATTTTTTGATTAACAGGTCTCCCCATAGAAAACTCAATGGAGGCATTCCAGAGGAGGTCTGGAGTGGGAAGAAAGTGGAGCTTGGCCACCTGAAG AGATCTATGATTAgtagaaatataatttttgatgagaAGAGCACCTTGAAGAAGCTGGAAGGTGCTGATGAAGCTGAAAAGTCAACACAGGACAGCATTGGACAGCACTCGCATACAAATGATTTACCATCAATTTCTACCtttaatcatatttattttgaggTGGAGAAGAGCAGGCATGTTCCCACACCTGTGGAGGACCAGCGAGGAGGGTAA